From one Musa acuminata AAA Group cultivar baxijiao chromosome BXJ2-6, Cavendish_Baxijiao_AAA, whole genome shotgun sequence genomic stretch:
- the LOC135615376 gene encoding uncharacterized protein LOC135615376, with the protein MRKLKFHEKKLLKKVNFIEYKREGGHREALVTRRYHLTERDDYKKYSSICRMVQKLVHVLKQMDPRDPFRIEMTDALLEKLYNMGVISTKKSLAKCDKLSVSSFCRRRLATVLVYLKFAEHLREAVTYIEQGHIRVGPDVVTDPAFLVTRNMEDFVTWVDSSKIKRKVMEYNERLDDYDVLNA; encoded by the exons ATGAGGAAGTTGAAGTTCCACGAGAAAAAGCTCCTCAAGAAGGTCAATTTCATCGAGTACAAACGCGAGGGCGGCCACCGAGAAGCCCTCGTCACGCGCCGTTACCACCTCACCGAGAGAGATGACTACAAGAA GTATTCGAGTATATGCAGGATGGTGCAGAAGCTAGTGCACGTCTTGAAGCAAATGGATCCCAGAGACCCTTTCCGTATCGAGATGACAGATGCCCTGCTGGAAAAGCT TTATAATATGGGTGTAATCTCAACAAAAAAGAGCTTGGCCAAGTGTGACAAACTCTCAGTTAGTTCCTTCTGTAG ACGCAGGCTGGCTACTGTTTTGGTGTACCTAAAGTTTGCTGAGCATCTAAGGGAGGCTGTAACATACATCGAACAAGGCCACATCCGGGTAGGGCCAGATGTGGTGACAGATCCGGCATTTCTCGTGACAAGGAACATGGAGGACTTTGTGACCTGGGTGGATTCTTCCAAGATCAAGAGGAAGGTGATGGAGTATAATGAAAGATTGGATGACTACGATGTGCTGAATGCTTAA
- the LOC103989766 gene encoding BTB/POZ and TAZ domain-containing protein 4-like, which yields MADQRWEMSIHRCCPQPPSVLSLAATSNNCERLAKHSCCMADNLTRDLLHRLFADGYRADVCVYTNDDIILAHASILGMASPVIKTMLKQSKRRGGRRRAISIRGVPHNAVRIFLRFLYTSCYEEEEMNEFVLHLLVLSHAFVIPSLKMACVQQLERGLLTTENVVDALQLARLCDAPRLCLLCHRLIVKQFKEVSASGGWKVMRQSDPVLEKELLESVTDDDSSKIERVRKIEERKIYLQLHEAMEALVHICRDGCRTIGPHDKVLRQNAAPCNFPACKGLEALVRHFAGCKNRVLGGCTHCKRMWQLLELHSRLCSQVDGCKVPLCSHFKERLRQQSKKDEVKWKLLVSKVLEAADFSRARVHSSVVVVCTQPQLTFH from the exons ATGGCAGATCAGAGGTGGGAGATGAGCATCCATAGGTGCTGCCCGCAGCCACCGTCGGTCCTAAGTTTAGCTGCTACCAGCAACAACTGCGAGAGGCTGGCCAAGCACAGCTGCTGCATGGCTGACAACCTGACCAGGGATCTACTCCACAGGCTCTTCGCCGACGGATACCGAGCTGATGTCTGCGTCTACACCAACGACGACATCATTCTGGCCCACGCCAGCATTCTT GGCATGGCTTCGCCGGTGATCAAGACCATGCTGAAGCAGTCCAAGAGAAGAGGAGGGCGTCGGAGGGCGATCTCCATCCGCGGTGTTCCTCACAATGCCGTCCGCATCTTTCTTCGCTTCCTCTACACATCATG CTACGAGGAGGAAGAGATGAACGAGTTCGTGCTGCATCTGCTGGTGCTGTCGCATGCATTCGTGATCCCATCGTTGAAGATGGCGTGCGTGCAGCAGCTGGAGAGAGGCCTGCTCACCACGGAGAACGTGGTGGACGCGTTGCAGCTCGCGAGGCTCTGCGACGCGCCCCGCCTCTGCCTCCTCTGCCACCGGTTGATAGTGAAGCAGTTCAAGGAGGTGTCTGCTTCCGGGGGGTGGAAGGTGATGAGGCAGAGTGACCCCGTGCTCGAGAAGGAGCTTCTCGAGTCGGTGACCGATGACGATTCA AGCAAGATCGAGAGAGTGAGGAAGATAGAGGAGAGGAAGATCTACCTGCAGCTGCACGAAGCGATGGAGGCGCTGGTCCACATCTGCAGGGACGGGTGCCGCACCATCGGGCCTCACGACAAGGTTCTGAGGCAGAACGCGGCGCCCTGCAACTTCCCCGCCTGCAAAGGCCTAGAAGCGTTGGTCCGCCACTTCGCCGGCTGCAAGAACCGAGTGCTCGGTGGCTGCACCCACTGCAAGAGGATGTGGCAGCTTCTCGAGCTCCACTCGCGGCTGTGCTCGCAGGTGGACGGGTGCAAGGTCCCACTTTGCAG CCATTTCAAGGAGAGGTTGAGGCAGCAGAGCAAGAAGGACGAGGTGAAGTGGAAACTGTTGGTGAGCAAAGTGCTGGAGGCGGCGGACTTCTCGCGGGCACGCGTTCACTCGTCGGTGGTGGTGGTGTGCACGCAGCCCCAGCTCACGTTTCATTGA
- the LOC135615377 gene encoding small ribosomal subunit protein eS1-like isoform X2: MDLTTDKVRYVVRKWQTLIEAHVDVKTTDNYTLRMFCIGFTKRRPNQVKRTCYAQSSQIRQIRRKMREIMVNQATTGDLKDLVQKFIPEVIGKEIEKATTSIYPLQNVFIRKVKILKAPKFDLGKLMEVHGDYKEDVGAKVDRPAEDVQMEGEEVTGA, encoded by the exons GTCCGAAAGTGGCAGACTTTAATTGAAGCACATGTTGACGTGAAGACGACCGACAATTACACTTTGAGGATGTTTTGTATTGGCTTCACTAAGAGACGCCCAAATCAGGTTAAACGCACGTGTTACGCCCAATCTAGTCAGATCAGACAG ATACGCCGCAAGATGAGAGAGATTATGGTTAATCAAGCTACAACTGGTGATCTGAAGGATTTGGTACAGAAATTCATACCAGAGGTCATAGGTAAGGAAATTGAAAAAGCAACAACAAGCATTTACCCCCTGCAGAATGTTTTCATCCGCAAAGTCAAAATTCTCAAGGCTCCCAAATTCGATCTGGGGAAGCTTATGGAG GTCCATGGTGACTACAAGGAGGATGTGGGTGCCAAGGTAGACAGACCGGCTGAAGATGTCCAGATGGAAGGTGAAGAAGTAACTGGGGCATAG